The Brevibacillus humidisoli DNA segment AAGGGCTGCTCCTATGTACCACACCCAAAACCCGATCGAGGAAGATTGCAGCAGCAGGCTGATCGCGATTAGCAACAGCCCTAGGTAGACGACAAAATGGCTTCCTCTTTTCACCGTCATGTTGCCGGCCACTCTTCCAAAGATCACCGCGCTGATCGCACCCGGAAACAAAATAAGCCCGATTGTTTCTGTGTTCAGATGATACATATGATGCAGCATCAGCGGGATCACGAACATCACGGACATCACCGTACCAAAGATGAGAAAGCCGATGAGAATTCCACTTCTGTAGAGCGAATTGGCAAACAGCGCGGGATCAACAAAAGGTTCCTTCGCTTTGCGGATGCGAATCACAAATAGGACCAGTGCAATCACAGCTGCGAGTAAATAGAGGGTTTCTGATTTTGTGGTAAACAAGATCAGCGCCGTCACGACAACACCCAGCAGCACCGCCCCCATTATATCCAGTGTTCCCGGTTTGCGCGCCTCCTCCGGCAAATAGCTGCGGAAAAAAGGAATGGCGACAAGTACCGGGAGCGGAATGAGAAATAAATAGGACCAGTGTAATGAGCCGGCTACGTATCCGCCAAGCACCGGACCAATACCGATCGCGAAAGAGACTGTCGAGGTGATGATGCCAAACATCTTCCCACGTTCTGCCTGTGTAAAAAACCGGGCAACCATGACAAAGACCAATGCCGGGATGGCGGATCCACCTGCCCCTTGGATCGCTCTGGATAAGATGACAGCGGGGTACCAAGATTGCAATACAAAGCCGAGTACAGACCCCAGGCTGTAGAGAACAATGCCCATTGTAATCAGCTTTTTGACGCTGTGCATATCGGACAGTTTGCCAAAAATCACCATACCCATGCCGAAGACGATAAAGAAGATCGTAACGACCCAGCTGACGCCGGCAGCATCCAGCTGAAACTGCTCCGCAATGCTTGGAGTGGATACATTAAATACCGATTCATTGAGTACAGCAAAAAAGATCACGTAATAAATCCACGGCACACTTTTCTTCAAGGTAGAAGAGTCGGCCTCAGATATGGTTCTGCTCTCCGTCGTTTTCATTTCTGTCTGCTTCCTTTCTTCACCCTATCGATTTTTTATCTAACTTCTTTACATGGTGCGTATGTGCTCACACGCAAGCTACTCCCCCATTCTATCAGGGAACAATTCGTATAGTTTCTTATCGATTGCTGTTTTCCGCGAGGACCCAAAAAACAAAACCGGGTGTGATCGATGCACCCGGTTCCCATCAAAGTATCTTCTCCATGTTTGCCACTAAGCTCCTAGCCGATACAAGGCCTGATCCATATTGCGCCAAGGCGCTGGCATGGGTTATCAATAGCTGCAGGAACGAATGGAAGATCAGCATACCTAGGACTCAGATGACTCAGGCCCTGTTTCCTCCTCTACCAATATGTACTGATCACGATCAAGTCTTCGGACGCGATCGTCCAGGCTGATGACCTTGTTCATCGTAAGCGTGTAATTAAGATAAACCAATTGGTGCTTCTGTTCAAGGGTTTGAAAAATTTCCTTGCCGGTCACTGGCTGGTTTCTCTCGCGCATGATCTCAATGATCAGGGGGAGAACATCTGTTTTAAATGAATTGTTCTTTTTCTGTTTTTCCATTCGAAGATACTGTGGTTCTTTTTGTTCGGAATATTTGTACAGGGCTCTGCCGATTTTTTCTACATGATCGCTCACCTGTTCGCATTTTTTTAAAATGATAAAGGGATTCTTATAGGCGATGTTGTGATCTTTCTTTAGGTACTCAACGATTTCATTTTTCGTAGCAGGTCGCCCCAACTGCTTTAAAAAATGCTCCACTTTGGGAACGATATCTTTTTCTACATTAAAGTACGGACGTTGATACTTAACATGCAGATCGGGTCTAGCCCGCCTAAAAGGCTCCTCATCGACTGTCACTGTCCTGTCTGCCGAGGCAACGGAGAGACTGGGATGATCGTTAGTCCGTGCCTGATTGGCGGATGAGTGGCTAGGGTAGACAACGCCAGTCATCAGTCGATAATACTCATCAAATTTTTGATTTAATTCTTCATCTACTGCTGCCAATTCTGTAGCAAATCGTACTGTCATATTTCGTTTCTTTTCCTTTAGTGAATCGATTTGTTCTTTTAATCGTGTGAGGTAATCCTGCTTCTGCATGACATTTCCCCCTCCAACAAAACAATATTGGGTAGTAGCATCAAGTCGGTAAGTAA contains these protein-coding regions:
- a CDS encoding MFS transporter, encoding MKTTESRTISEADSSTLKKSVPWIYYVIFFAVLNESVFNVSTPSIAEQFQLDAAGVSWVVTIFFIVFGMGMVIFGKLSDMHSVKKLITMGIVLYSLGSVLGFVLQSWYPAVILSRAIQGAGGSAIPALVFVMVARFFTQAERGKMFGIITSTVSFAIGIGPVLGGYVAGSLHWSYLFLIPLPVLVAIPFFRSYLPEEARKPGTLDIMGAVLLGVVVTALILFTTKSETLYLLAAVIALVLFVIRIRKAKEPFVDPALFANSLYRSGILIGFLIFGTVMSVMFVIPLMLHHMYHLNTETIGLILFPGAISAVIFGRVAGNMTVKRGSHFVVYLGLLLIAISLLLQSSSIGFWVWYIGAALIMMYIGFSFLQTALAESITQILPVHQIGVGMGFFNMTSTLSGAVVTALVAKVMEQELFAFPFHPFISDARAYLYGNLILILSLVVVTSALLYFFTFGKKAPQPAQDPI